A region from the Acyrthosiphon pisum isolate AL4f chromosome A1, pea_aphid_22Mar2018_4r6ur, whole genome shotgun sequence genome encodes:
- the LOC100163726 gene encoding uncharacterized protein LOC100163726, which produces MNDNLENEELTVLKFVQDFFNSYDKNRHILHTLFPEDGTFVVLGNRMVGHSSIQQAMLTMATTTHQLFSIDINSLDMRMPEKVSMYQVLCAGDVEFGSDAQIHGFTATLLVYFQRPNVLNVVSFDERCQWPKLS; this is translated from the coding sequence atGAATGACAATTTAGAAAATGAAGAATTGACTGTATTGAAATTTGTCCAAGACTTTTTTAATAGCTATGACAAAAACCGTCACATACTCCACACATTGTTCCCAGAAGATGGTACATTTGTTGTGCTTGGCAACCGTATGGTAGGCCATTCATCAATTCAACAAGCTATGTTAACAATGGCTACAACAACTCATCAACTCTTCAGCATTGACATTAATAGTCTCGACATGCGAATGCCAGAAAAAGTATCAATGTATCAAGTATTATGTGCAGGTGATGTCGAGTTTGGAAGTGATGCACAAATACACGGATTTACTGCTACTCTTTTAGTATATTTTCAGAGGCCCAACGTTTTGAATGTTGTATCGTTTGATGAACGATGTCAATGGCCTAAATTGTCctag